In Erigeron canadensis isolate Cc75 chromosome 8, C_canadensis_v1, whole genome shotgun sequence, the DNA window TAACATATAAAAGGGTTGATtaagtttattttaatataaatgttaacaaattatggtgaattaataaatatatgtgaaAGTTTATTTAAGTATAGATGTTAATAAtttttgttgatatatttttgatatatcaaGTAATACATTTTGAATCTTTTGAGACGTggatatatttattatgtaGATTATATTACCATCGTCAATTGAAACATTTATaagttttgtaacttttatgaaaatatatttttaataatttaattattaataatcatgaaaagctaaaaaatattaatagttaTACTTAACTTAGGTATTTTGTGATATTTATTCTTGtatgcaaaaattaaaaagtgtaatGTAAAGATGGGATTACAAAATACCGGATCTCTATTCTTCTAGCAAACTTCTTTTgatgataaaaaagaaacaagaaaagTATAAACTGATAATAAGAACTTTtttcaattattaaaaaaagaaaggctAATTGGATGAGAACCTtctgatcccatgtaccatttggtacccactaatccctCAGCTAGGCTAGTGTCcaggtgaatctcaaccacttaataatcccctgattatctcaagtttgcctttggcaagactcgaacccaggacCTCTCTTGAAAAGTGACGACTGATAATGAATAATTGATTTCTTTTGTGgatctatatttttaattaataattttaattacaaaacatgtaaaattgtatttaaatgtttattaattttttattggtCAATAAGTATTTAGATCAGCAATATTTTACTAAATACAAAGAAAAGACAAACTTTATATGTTAACTCGTATTTAAAAAGTGTATAATATATACCgaacatattattatatttaaagttattCAAAAAATCTAATATGAAAtggtctttcaaccattgagctaaaacTACATTTGATAAAATAATTGGAGTATATACCTCTTAACTTTTAAATAACTATacttttctcttttatataaatacttaaattTAATACAACACCACCACTCCCACCACCTGTTGTCTCCACCGTTGCTGTTACTACCGTCATTGCAGACACCGCCGCTGCTACTAGTATTGTTGTTGCATCATGTCATCATGCGTCTATCGTTTAATCtatttaactataaattaaatagttttttatatgactaaaatatatatttttctatggCTAATTAAAAGATTTAATACAATGTTTTTCTTGTAGCGTGTCTTCTTATCTATACACGACCGCAAATCCACTATGCCAATGTACTTTCATCTGCAGGCTTTAAAATCCATTAAATGGCTAAAGGAGACgtatatcttataattattaataatacgTATTAACTAACACTTTttaaggttttttcttttttttttcccctctttTTACTttctaaatttatttaattattattattattttttattttatttttatttttttgcagtAGCCAACTTAAACACGATGatatattgaaaatgaaaacattaaTCAAATGCAAATGGTAACGTATTATTACATgagaaatgttaggtaaaacatgtagTATCTATCGTAGATAAAACAAGgagaattatgtaaaattcgggggatgttatgtaaaattcaggggtggggggctatgtatgtttatcaaattcaaaagtttaatttataactttttttaagtgCCAGTATCTaaacttaggtaaagtctgcagtacggatcatttttccTTATTACATTTACACTAAATGTATccgtaaaaaaataaaatataaaaaatttaatattaagaatGCGAAGCTGGGGATCTTTTTAGGAACCTGGCGGAAGGGATCTTAGATTAGAGACTTGGGATTAAGTCTTGATTATCTATTGCTTCGGACATTACTTATTTTTTGAGCGTGTACGTGTTATCACTCATATTCTACAAGAAAGCGCGGGTTTCAACTTCCAGCATATTGTCTACCTTGGATGTCACTGCCGTGATTTGGATCATTAACATctaacactttttgtttttataaaaatacaaatggTTACTTATTTTACACTTTATACCGGCCAAATGAATTTTTCTTTAAGTTATACATCAATCAATTTTATGCATAACAAAAATCAGTTTCTAtctatagatataaatattaatattaagaatAACCTTAATTGGACTTATATATTGAGACTATGTGATCATATAggttatagaaaaaaaattgatcGATAATAGTCATTTGGtataagtattattattatcttgacaacatttataataaaatatatgattaatcctcttaatagAATGATTTAAAAATCTTCGCAAAATTAAAGGTAAAATTAGTAAAAAGAATTAGTAGATATCACATGATCACATTCTTGTAGTTTcatgaaaacttttaaattaatttttaaaaagatttatcatatttttttataatatataaatgttgGGTGATTCAAAGATGTCTAGGTAGTTTTAAACTCAGATATACCTaattaatgaagatatttatgTGACCATTTTAGACCACTTATCTAATTACTCTTAAAGTAGTAAGGTCTTAAATATGAGATCGCATTCTAATATGGAAACATGAGTTTAACCATTTGGTCATcttgataaattaattatttgagATAATTTGTAaccttaataccttttttaagtaatttataaaaagatttgctaactagtgccccaGTTATGGTACATTGAATGAAGTCAAAATTTtcctaaattattaaaaattacatttaatgcTCATTAATTCAACTTGATAATTACCATTTttatatgaatcataaatacctaattaaatatttaaggAAAATTTGACTTCATTAAATGCACCGTAACTAGTGCTCATGGGgtactagttagcaaatcccatTTATAAAACCTACTTTTGCATTATTACCCGTACTAGGGGATAAACAATTCGATTCTGATGTTTACTAATAATATGGCTCTAGCTTGATTCGAGCTCGCATAATATTTCAAAATGTGTTCAAACTCGAAtctatagttattatttttgcTTAAATTCGATATGCTTTTAtgtttttagctttttatttaCCTATATTTCACAATCATGAACTTCATAAACTTGTCTAAATACTCGATTCTTAAGTCTTAACCAATCAATTCTTTGAGATAACTTGTAACCTTAATACCTTTTTaagtaatttataaaacacacTTTACATTATTACCCGTGACTAAGGTTATAAACAAGTCGATCATGATGTTTACTAGTAATTTGGCTCTAGTTAGATTCGAGCTTGAATAACATTTCAAAAATGTGTTCGAACACGAATCTTTAGTTATTTTTCTAGTTTGAGTTCGATACACTCTttaagtttttaagtttttatttaactataTTTCATAGTCATGAACTCCATAAACTTGTGTTCAAGAAATCTCATTTATGATGCCAAGTAAATTTATTCTTAAGTTAAAAAAGAACGCATCAAACTTATTTATGCTAAGCTCATTGGATCCATGTGATTCGTGTAACTCAGATACTTCGTTCAACCGAATAATTAAAGAAAGTTTTTCGAACAAGCGACTcaaatattaactttttaaaattcaaCTCAGTGACATCAATCTAGTAGTACGAGTAGTACGACTCAAGTTGAAGCGCGCATAATCATGCTTGAATCCAGTTTAAACAAGCTTAGGCTTAAATACCTAGTTAAAGAACTCGACTCATTTTTAGGGGAAGAGGAGTCATGTGGCTCAAATTCTCATCTCTCCCAAATTCTATCAATCAAATACCTCCAACTCAATTTTCCTTTTCATCCCTCCCAACTATTTTTAATGTCATTCATGACTTTCCCACCCctcccaattttttttttctttttcatttaatttaattaaacattttcttttttaataaaaacttcaaatatttcattcaaattaaactaaacattacataaacataaattaaaaagtacataaatttaaattctaaatttctaaaatGAAGACAACTAAATCAAACTCGCAACTGATGGTTGCTGCATCGCTGGATCGTCAAGGAATGATAAGTCTAAAGCCGATACATGCGCCGTGAGATCGTATCGGAACCGATGATGCACGTTCTCTTCCATTATCTCCCGGTTTGCTTCCGGGTTATAAACTCTTGGCACCGGTGGATCCATAATATGAACCGGTGATATCGCCCGCCCGTTGTCTttgatgatcatgttgtgtagtATAGTACACGCAGCGAcgacttttttgattttttccaTTGTCCATAGCCGGAGGGGACGGTCCaagattttccattttccatTGAGAACACCAAACGCTCGCtcaacatcctttcttgcagcctcttgtagtcttttaaatttcttttcatcTTGTTCCACTGGATGAGGATAAGCTTTAACAAACCCAACCCACCTAGGATAGATTCCATCGGTAAGTTAGTAACCGCGCTTGTACTCATGTCCATTTACGCTAAATGAACTGTCTGGCGCGGATCCATTACACTCGTTTTGAAACAACGGCGACTGCTGCAAAACATTGACATCGTTGTTCGATCCAGCGGGACCGAAAAACGAATGTCAAATCCCTAAGTCATAAGAAGCAACACATTCAATCATAATAGTAGGTACCTTGTGATCACCCTTCGTGTATTGCCCCTTTAAGTGTTTAGGGCACATCCTCCATTCGatgtgtgtacaatcaagactaccAAGCATTCCTGGAATGTGATGTCTTTCTTCATGAACTTGTGTGATGAGAGCCAAGTCATGAGATGTAGGCCTACGTAAGAACTCCTTTTGATACAAATTGACGACCGCATCACAAAAGTACTCCATACTCTTGCGTTCCGTTCTAGCAGCCATACATAAATACTCGTCATACGCGTCTGAAGGTTCACCCGTAGACAGTTGCTTGATCGCCGATGTGCACTTTTGAAGAGCGGTGCAACTTTGTTTACCCTGTGCGTTGTACCTCTCTTGAAAGTAACTAAAGTTggcttcaatatcaccaataatcttcaaaaacaacctcTTGCTCATGCGAAAACGATGACGAAAAAATGGTTCGTCAAACTTTGAGTCTTCAACGAAGTAGTCACGCATTAATATCGCGTGAGCTACTTTCCGGTCTCGATCGATATACCTACGAGTGTCGGTAGAGGTACCGGTATCTTCAAGCTCGGCGTACACTTGGTTAAAGAACTCAAAAGTACTCCCCGTAGACGATTCGTCTAACTCTGGGGAACACAAAATGAAGAAGGTGAGGAAGAGGAATCCATTTTTTAGTAATTTGGTGTTTGTTTTGTTGAAAATGTGAAGATATGTTTTTCGTTTGGtgattttttttggttaaaaatgatgtgtatttataaataaagagtaaggaaattttttttttttaattaaggttCAACGGTTAAAAAGTGACGGACCCCACCCTCACACGCTCCTCCTAACGGTTCAAAACTCTCATCCTTCCCCGGGCTTTAATGCCACTCGTGTCCATGCCGTCCTCATGCCATTTAGATGGCGCCGGTGTAGCTTCGACATGGCCATGCCGTCCACCACTCGTCTCCTCCTTATGTCTGAAACCAAAAGTGTACCTTAAAtccctatttaaaatataaaatggtaaaaataaaaacagaaaTAAAAAGGTGAAATGGGAAAATGGACAAGAAAACCGACAAAGTCACGTTGGGAGTTATCACCCACGCCCTGCCAAGCTTGGTCCCATCCCACAAAACTCCCTCCTTCCCCTTCATTATTGCTTCTTTCCCCGCTCTCtaattttccctttttttacttttcttatttttatgtttaacttAAAAGTGTTCTCTACCTTCTCACTCTACCTATCATTTTGATTCTTTTTACAGTTTGAGGTGACCCATCATCAACTTTTATGATCTTCCATTATAACGTGTATATAAttactatataataataaatgtgAGTGAACTTCCCTCTATTATCTTTAACTAATCATCGTAATTTATAAGATGGTAAGTCGTTACatatttacatgtgaaaattcaaagggtaaaataaataaataaaaaataacttgaaTTCACCTGTcacatttatatgtttttaaaaggatttttaagctaatttttaagaaaattaatcattttatataatactataacgaaaacgatatatataattaaatttgataggaatacaaatataataaaaactttaatgtTAATGTATGCGAGATCAAAAATTGAGAGTAACGAGTCATATGCTCACACAATGTAGTGGTATAATGATAACGACGGTAGTGACGGTAATGAGTGGTGGTGGTAATAGCGACGGTAGTGGCGGCAGAGATAGTGAACAACTTGTCAAGTTTattattttcaaagtcaaactttacgaactttgactataaatatttttgtttgtgttatgtaatatttgatgaaaattatatggattgattgtgttttagatgtgtgtttcattaGTATAACTTCTATctactattatataacacaactaaaaatatatatggtcaAAATTCATagagtttgactttgaaaaaatttaaaagtggacaACTTTAGTGGGACGGAAGGAGTAGTATAGTTATTGAAAAGTTAAGGGTGTGGTTCCAGGATTTCTAGCCAGAATGCAATAAAGTTTGAAATTTCATGTTAAGCCTATTTCGATTAAGTGATCACTAGGACTTTATTTATACCTTATAATATAACTTGAAGTtaaatatgtattttaagtCTTGGAGGAGTATCATACAAGTGAATTTGGGAATGTGCGAAACATCTATCTATTTATCTGTATATATTGCTTATATGACAAAAATGTCAATGGCATAGACCACACATGTGTTGTTTGTCATAAGCCATGTAGCAAGGAGTATCATGCAAGTGAACTTGAGAATGTGTAAACCATTTATGCATACTTATGATATGACAAAATGTCAATGGTGTAGACCACATATGTTGTAGACCAGGTATGTATAAGTGATACACGTATATATGTACATGTGTTAAttctatatccatatatatatacgtacaaTGATTAAGTAGCAAAAATGGGCTCGCATAGGCCAGATGTATGTATTGATTAGTGGTCAAAACTTAATTGATGTGTATCTTATCACATAAATGTAGACATGTTGATCGGACAATAATAATGTACGTATACCCAATTTATACATACTTATGATCACATGTGTGAATTGTGATCAAGGGCCAAAACTTACTTGTGTAGACCAACACATGTATTAGTTAGTTaacattaagaaaaaaaaaaagtataatggccGTGCTAGATTGATATATGCTTGTAAAACATGGCTCCGACAATAACAGTGTATGGATTATATAAGTGTAAGTAATGTTCATATATCAACTTTAAAACAATAGTATATTGTTATACCTGGTTTAAAGCCAGTATATACTCATCCAACCATAGATATTTATGCTTAATAATGTTACATACTATTGAATTTaatgttatatttatgtatCATAGTGTgtaacaaatgttggttaattTATATTCACCAAATGTGATAACTGAAAAGTATATTCACCATTAAAAACCAAGATGATAATTATTGAGAAAGAAGTTAATGAAGGATTGGTCCACTGATTGTCTGCAGAAACAACAGAAGCAGTAGCAGATGAAAGAGAGAGACCAGTATTtactttctttctctttctctttctcaaTCACACAAAAACTGTGTGGCCTCCTGCAATATCTCTGCCAATTTCCCATGCTTTCCACTCTCAAAACCTAAAATGTCTTTtaccttcttttctttttttcctttattttttttccctttcttttcttttatatatgtgGTTAATTTAGTGATCAAACTATTTCTTTTTACAAAAgatttcaagtttaaaaatcttatttaacaaattaatatcTTAGGATTGCTAATTAGACCAAAATTATCGTAGTTAAATTGTATACATCTGGGTCgatatatttattatcatttttgaaTATTATCTCAGACGGGAAAAATTAAACCTCGTATTTTTATCGTTATGCGTGTGAATGGATATAATCGATGTTTTTTGTTACTATCTCTTTCAATTTATAATCACAACTACttcatacaaaaaaaataataaataaataaaactatttcaTTCACACAGCTTGCTTCCTCCATGTCTGTGCCTTGGTACTTGCTTATTAACTTCTGCAGCTAGCTGCTGTTGCTACTGCGTActgttgtatgtatgtgtgtgtggacATTGTACTGCATGCAGAAACTGACCAATAAGTAACAATGACCCAGGTTTACAAGCCATCtcactattttattttatttcatttatttattcatttctctctctcttctaCTATACCTTTCGATACAGTAACATGTGACGTAGTGTATgtaaaatatgatattttgacaTTTATAGCTTTACTTCGAAGAGACTTcattggaagaaaaaaaaaaaaacccatcatATATGTACATGAGAATGgaaattttatatctttttaaaattagcCTAATTAATTATCATCCTAACAATTTTGAACCATGACAAGTGTCACTTAAGCTATCTCTTTTCtaatttcatcatttaattttaccAAGTATTATAATCTAATAGTTAGAAAAATTATTAGGTTAATTTTTAAGAACGTTAGACTATTAGGAAATTCTGATCTAACCCCCTTTTCATTCCAAGACGCCTCCAAAAATGCCCTCAACACCTCTCCCAGGAGCATCCTGACCAAAAGATTTGTTGGACGTTTGCCTTTTGGACGCCTTTTTTTTTGTCAACGTGTGAGACACTGAGATACATAGGGTCATTTTTAGGACGCTTCACTCCCTCCAATTTTAATGAGTATCAATAGAATGTCTTTTTGAAAATGACGGAAGATGCCCTCACGTTATAGTCCAATTACATTAGTAATTTTATATCACCACACTAAGGCTAAACAGAGTGGGGGAAGATGAAGAGGTGAGGGCAAGAAAATTTTGGTGGGAAAAGGGGAGAATGGCGTAGGGGGCGAGATTTGGGCAAGAAGGAGATTTGGAAGGAGAGTTTGGGCGAGAGAAAAATTTCGCCCATTGGTGTTTTGGGGGCGTAAACGAAGAGAGGGGTGGTATGGAGGGCGAGAAAATGGCGAGAGAAGGGGGAGATGCGCCCCACTCTATTCAGCCTAAGGTGGTGTGTCATATTGTTGACACATTAACACTGCCACATAATATTTACGTCACAATTTTAAATTCTTAGTCCttcaagagaaaaaaaaaattaatcttacAATATCCAATAaccatttgaaaaaaaaaagagaaaaccaATGAGGTTAATGACCCATTAATAAAGTTTTCATACCCCTTGGAGTTTCACATCTAAATTTATGTTCCACTTTTCATATTCTATGATGGTGGGTGAAGGacgtatataatatatttttaaatgttttaatttctttttatgcGTTCGATCAAAAGGTTTAGAAGTAAGtcgttaaaaatataaaataaatataaataatactagtaatgaaacttttttaagaaaacttTCAACGTATGAATGACACTTTATCCAAAATCGAcgcatatatgtatatgttcaaCAACATTTTCAACAACCCCAATTTTCACCTTATAATTTGAACAATGACTGCCACGTAATGGTTGACACCACCACCCACATGGTTGGGCTTTGACCTCTCATTTTTTATTCCATAGTAATTAGGTTTAGGTTTGATTCACCTTTTAAATTAGGGCAATAATGTTAGTACTTaaaattttgatgcattatcATAAAATACAAATAGTTTATGTATACGGTATAACTAACTAATGCACATTAATATTAATGTATCAAAAGACATGATACGGATATCACTATCCTTTAAATTATGTTTATCATAAAAGAGGAAGATGATGCATGTACAACAACTTATTATTGTAGtatatacaatacaataatTGTACGGATAAGATATGAGTTGCGTATTGTGAAACtaatatacatgtacatatcaACTACTCCTTGTTACGAAACCTAGCTCCTATGCATCACAAAATTAAGAATGCAACTCTCAATGAAATCGAATTATGAGACAGAATTAAGACATTAATCGAATTACACATGCTATGATATTATAAATCGTGACATTAAGAAAGGttacggatataaacatgttttctctttcataatatatattatttcttaaaattattttaatgattcGCAAATGGTTCATTTACTCTTGtatcataatatattaatattgtgACTAAAAATTTAAGTTACAAACGAATATTATTTTGGGTTAATCTCATATATCCTAAAATTAAGcctcaaaatatcatatttacccaCCTATCATAAATATCATATTGTCCAATCTAAACTTAAAATCTTTCATTGGTACccatttcattaatttaaacattattaaaacactaaacattttaaataaaaaacaattaataattacattGACTAAAACCAATTGGGTCTGATCAGTGGTGGTTGGAACCTTTTTCTTCCATTGAATTCATTTTAATATGTTGGTTAATGTTTTTATTGAATCATCtatgttcattttattttaattccaGTTTTGAAAAGAAAGTGACAATTTGTAAATAAAAGGACAAATTAGTCaatgtaattattaattgtttttctttaaataactAGTGTTTCAATAATGATTAAAGTTAATGAAATGGGTACAAATAATAGATTTTGACTTTAGATTGGATAAATATGGAATTCTTGATTTTAGATGGGTAAATATTAGATTTTAAGGCTTAAATTGGGATATACGACATTAACCCTATTATTTTTACCTCTTAAAAATATCTGCAATAAGTTTGTCATAAAACATATGGGTTtgttaaggtgcataaattatttgtacatttaccatgaaaatcaggggtgaacttttaatatgaaagatacaagtgtttttatgcacgttatttaacattttccaaaaCATATTAGAGCTAAATATGGTGCACTTACTCCACATGACATTATAAAGAGATTATTACTAGCTCATTCGTTTCAAGTAAAACGTTTATTAAGATCTCATGTTTAAATTTGGTCATGCCCGCCAACGAGCTTTAGCCCAAAAGGAAATAAAGATAAATGATTTGAGACCATCTGTTTCAAGGTTCAAATCCAATCAATATCGGATTTTATCATAATGGGCTATTAGATGGTgagttttctttaaaaaatgagCTTTTGTGGGTTTAGGCTGCCCTGTGGCCctgttgtaaacaatgtatgAAATGTCTCTTTCCATTATGTAAACCCAAAACTCATACATTAATCTTTGCTTGGTCATTCAAAAAGAAATTCAGTCATGCGTTATACTTGCTACTTTTCTCTGTTGGATGAACATGTCGAATGACTAAAAGATATAAAGCTCATAGATTGGGACCATATTGAATATTCTCTATCTTATTCGTATTATGTTGAGCCGGAttctttatttgtgtttggtGTTTTCGGGTAGGCCAAGTTTCTTTGGGATATTTgttcttttttataattttttattcgATTTGTCTACTCCGTTCAATAATATATCCATCCCAACGagtttttataaactaaaaagaaCAAGCAAACACTTTGaaagaacaaaaaattataaGCGAATAATATATTTATCCAATTTGAaatgtttggtatgatggaatggaaaggggagAAAGGAAATGGGAAAGACTTctcttgtttgtttgcgacgaagaaagagaatgagaaaggggaatcaattccattctctacaaattgtagagaatgggtgagaatggaaaaaaaaaaattttttttttttaatatgttatatgtaataaatgtattattatttaaaattttatttttttatatatattcattctctgttggtaccaaacaacgaaatccattcttttttcaaatactcattctctttctcactatttccattctctattatattttcattctctgtgattccctcctaccaaacacaATACTCAGCATGATTAATTTTGAACGGGACATTGTGGTTAGCATATTAAACCTCTTTACAAATCACATCAGATCCAAATTTGGAGTTCATCGGAAAAAAC includes these proteins:
- the LOC122610619 gene encoding uncharacterized protein LOC122610619, coding for MKGKEGVLWDGTKLGRAWVITPNVTLDLRYTFGFRHKEETSGGRHGHVEATPAPSKWHEDGMDTSGIKARGRMRVLNQLDESSTGSTFEFFNQVYAELEDTGTSTDTRRYIDRDRKVAHAILMRDYFVEDSKFDEPFFRHRFRMSKRLFLKIIGDIEANFSYFQERYNAQGKQSCTALQKCTSAIKQLSTGEPSDAYDEYLCMAARTERKSMEYFCDAVVNLYQKEFLRRPTSHDLALITQVHEERHHIPGMLGSLDCTHIEWRMCPKHLKGQYTKGDHKGFDIRFSVPLDRTTMSMFCSSRRCFKTSVMDPRQTVHLAWVGFVKAYPHPVEQDEKKFKRLQEAARKDVERAFGVLNGKWKILDRPLRLWTMEKIKKVVAACTILHNMIIKDNGRAISPVHIMDPPVPRVYNPEANREIMEENVHHRFRYDLTAHVSALDLSFLDDPAMQQPSVASLI